The Sphingosinicella flava genome includes the window GGACCTCCTACGCCGATAAGGCCGACTGGATCTTCTGCCTCGTCCGCACCGACAGCCAGGCGCCCAAGCATAAGGGCATCAGCTTCCTCCTCTTCGACATGGCCTCGCCGGGCGTGTCGACCAAGCCGATCCTTTTGATCTCCGGCTATTCGCCCTTCTGCGAAACCTTCTTCGACGACGTAAAGGTGCCCAAGGACCAGGTGGTCGGCGAGGTGAACAAGGGATGGGACGTCGCCAAATATCTGCTCGGCCACGAACGCGAGATGATCAGCGGCATGGGGCTCGGCGGGACGGGCGGGAGCCTCGGCACGGCGCTGAAGGAGCGGCTGGAGGGCGATCCGATCCTGCGGGCGGATGTGGCGCGTTTCGATGTCGACGCGATGGCCTTCAAAGCGATGTCGGAAAAGTTCATCGACGAACTCAAAGCCGGACAAGCACATCCCGCCCAGCCGTCGATGATGAAATATGCCGGGACCGAGCTTAACAAGGCGCGGCACGAACTGGTTATGGCCGCGGGCGGTGCGGACGCGCTCGAATGGGAGAGCGAGTTGTCCCGAGGCGGCAAGGCGGCGCGGGAATGGCTCCGTACCAAGGCCAATTCGATCGAGGGCGGTACCAGCGAAATCCAGCTCGGCATCATCGCCAAGCGCATCCTCGACCTTCCCGGAGCCTGACCCATGCCTCTTTATTTGACCGAAGATCAGGCGATGCTGCGGGATACCGCGCGCGACTTCATGGCCAGCGAAGGGGCGATCGCCACGCAGCTGCGCAAGTGGCGCGACATGAACTGCAAGGATGGGTTCGGCCATGCGCTCTGGCGGCAGTTCGGCGAGATGGGCTTTACCGGCATCCTCGTCGATGAGGCCGATGGCGGGCTCGGGCTCGGCCCTGTCGAGGCAGGGATCGTGCTGGAGGAGATCGGGCGGAATCTGACGCCTTCGCCTTTTCTCATTACCGCCGTTGCCGCGGTGGAAGCCTTGCGCGGATCGGCGCTGCGCGAGCGGTGGCTGCCGGGCATTCTGAAAGGTGAGGCGGTGGCAGCCCTCGCGGTGGACGAGGGACCGAAGCACCGGCCCGAGGCGATCGCGATGACGGCGGAGCGGTCCGGCAACGGCTTTACGCTGAGCGGCCGCAAGCAGTTCGTGGTGCAGGGCGCGTCGGCGGACTTCATCCTTGTCGCCGCGAAGATGGAGGAAGGCGCGGCTCTGTTCGCGGTCGAGAAGGACGCCAAGGGGCTTGAGGTCGAAGGCGTGCGCCTTGCCGACAGCAGCATCGGCGCGCGGATGACGTTCGACAATGTCGAAGTGGACGGCGATGCGCTGGTGGGCGGTGAAGAGGTGCTTGCGCGCGTTCTTCGCGCGGCGCGCACGGGCGCGGCGTCGGAGATGGTGGGCGTCGCTTCGGGCGCGATGGATATGACCGTCAATTACCTTCGGCAGCGCAGGCAGTTCGGGCGATTGATCGGGGAGTTCCAGGCGCTGCAACATCGCGCTGCGCATCTATATTCCGAGCTTGAGATTGCGCGCGCGGCGACGCTGAAGGCGCAGCAATTGCTGGACGAGGGGAGCGCGCAGGCGGAGGCGATGGTGCATGTCGCCAAAGCCAAGGCCGGCCGGGTGTCGACACTGGCGGTGCAAGAAGGCGTGCAGATGCATGGCGGCATCGGCATGACCGACGAATATGATATCGGCCTCTACATGAAGCGCGACCGGGTGCTGAACGAGCTGTTCGGCGATCCCAATTACCATGCGGATCGGCTGGCGCGGCTCAACGGTTATTGATCGTCGTCTCAGCCCCGTTTCAGCAGCAGGTTCATATGCGCCGAGGCAATCGGCTTTGCCCGGTCCTTTTGCCACGCATGCGCCTCCACGCTGGCGACACGGGTGCCGAGACGGGTGACGGTCGCGCTCGCATAAGTGTCATGTTCGATGCCGCCGCGCACGAAATCGACGTTGACGTTGATCGGCTTGGCCCGGACTTCCGCCTCATCGCCCAACTGATCGTAAAGCGTGCCGAGCGCCGCAAATTCAAGAAGACCTGCAATGGCACCGCCGTGGAGGAAACCAGGACGCCCGACCACCGCATCATGGAATGGCATGATCCAGAGCAAGATACCCTCGGCGTTCCGCTCGGTGCGAAGGTCGAGGAGCCGGGCATAAGGCGGCAGCTGTTTCACCATGACCAACGCTTGGCACAGGACGCCGCGGACGGAAAGGTCAGTCGCGATTAGGCGGTTTCGAGCGCGGCCTGAACCTTCTCGGCATATTTGGATGCGACGTCCACCACCGCGCCGTCTTGCGTATGGAGCCGGACGATGCGGCGTCCGGAGAAATCCGCCTGCACGACGATGTCCGGCCGCACGAAGGCGGAACGGTGGACGCGGATGATGTCCTGCTGTTGCAACCGGCTTTCCAGCTCCTTCATCGTGATCTTCAGGATGAAGGTGTTCGCTTCCGTATAGAGAAGGGCGTAATCGCGCGCCGCTTCGATCCGGCGGATTTCCTTGGCCGACAGGCGGATCGTGCTGTCGCCCTTCGGCACCCAGAAGACCGGGCCCGCATCGGAAGACGCGGCGGACTGCTGCGCATCCGACCTCTCCTCGCTCGCCGGCTCCTGGCGGCGGAGGTCGAGACGCAGGCGCGCGCGCTTCAACGCTTCGCGCAGCCGGTCGGGCTGCACGGGCTTCAGCAGATAGTCGACCGCATGCATGTTGAACGCCTCGACCGCGAACTCATCGAGAGCGGTGATGAAGATGATCTCGATATCCGAACGCTCCGAAAGCGCTTGGCCGACCTCGATGCCGTTCAAATACGGCATCTCGATATCGAGCAGGACGAGATCCGGTTTCAGGCTTTCCGCCAGCTCCAGCGCGGCCCGGCCGTCCTCCGCCGTTCCGGCAATCTCCACATTCTCGATGGAAGCGAGGGTGTGGACGAGCCTCTGCAATGCTGGCGGCTCGTCATCGACGAGTAGAACTCGAAGCGCCATGAACCGGTTTCACCCTCTTTTTAACCGCACTGTTACCGCACCGGAATAAATATCCAACCTATATGTCCGGTGAACGGTCGGTCTTGATAGGAAAAGCGTCCAAGCTATTTTGCGGAATTTGTCAATGGGAAGGAGGTTTTCCAAAGGCGCCTCCTTCATGGCCAGACAATCCTCTATCGAATGAAGATATCCACTTCGCGATTACTGCGATGCTGCAGCTTCCAGTCCGGTCAGGCCGATGTCTTGCGGTTTTTCAGCACGATAGCCATGGTAATGACAATGAACGCGGCCAGCCGTAGCAGATAAAAAACACTGCGTTCCTCGACAGGGAAACGCGTCAGCGCGAGCAACGCCTGAGTCAAGCCGAGCAGGCACAGGGCTGCGGCAAAGGCGATGAACAGGGGATCGCGCGTTTTCCTCCAGAAGCGCAGGAAGAACAGGGCAGCGGCGAGGAAGCCCATCGTGATCATGCCCGAAAGGAATTCGAAAGCCGGCATCACGAATTCTCCATGTCCCAGATGAGCCCGAACAACAGCACCCCGACCGCCGCCAGGGACAACCCCAGGCGCAACGGCTGCAAGCTCATTCCGGGAATGATGAGAATGTCGAAAATCACCACAAGCGCGTTCGCCGCGAGCAGCGCGAAGCAAAGTCCGCTCCACATGAGCAAGCGGGCGCGAGTCCGCGCATAATTGCGAAGCAACAGAAAACAGCAGGCTCCCGCCGTCGCGAAGCAGAGGATGTAGACGAGGGTCCGGAATGCCTCCGACATGTGCCTCAATCCTTCCTCAATCTGAACGCATCCGAGAAAGCGCGCAGCTGATCTTGCGACGCTTGGACGATGAGCCGCCGCACGGCATCTGGTTTCGATGCATAATAGGTCTCCGCCTGATTGGCGAGAGCAGCGATTTCATCCGTGGCGGGGGCATAGCGAACTCTGTCGTCCTTTTCCTCGAGGACAAGGCCTGCGGCGACCAACGAGGCGAGGCTTTGCGCCACAACGGCATCGCTGCCGCGAAGAGCGGCGACCAGTTCGCCGGGAGGCCAAAAGCGGGCGGGATCGGATTTTAAAAGCAGCAGAAGCTCCATCGACCAGATGGAGCGAAAGGAGCCGCGTATGAAGGCCAGAAGATCCGCGTTTGCCGGCATCGCTCCAAACGGATGTAAGTTTTAAGGGCCCGTAGTTCGGGGCATTGGCATGCTTTTTAAGGGCCTTTTAACCTCGATCAACCCTTTAGGCGAATTCTCCTCTTGCGATGGAAGAGCAGGCGGGGCAGTGTCGCGCCGTTCGGGGGAACGAGGCTGGCACTTGCCGGCTTTTTGTGCAGGAGCGCCATCTGGTGAACGCCGAAACCCGAGTAGAAACCTTCGATCGCCGTCAATTGCTGACTGCCCTTCGCGCCTTCCGCAAGGGTGATTTTTCCGTTCGCCTGCCCGAGGACGGTGCCGGCGCCGACGGCGAGATCGCGCAATTGTTCAACGAGATCGTCGGGCTCAACGAACAGATGACGCACGAATTTTCGCGCCTGTCGCAAGTGGTCGGCAAGGAGGGCAAGATCCACCAGCGCGGCCGGGTGAAGGGCGGCAGCGGCGATTGGGACAGCGCTGTTCATTCGGTGAACGAGCTGATCGAGGATCTCGTGCAGCCGACCGCCGAAGTCTCGCGCGTCATCGGCGCGGTGGCGAAAGGCGATCTGTCGCAAACCATGTCGGTCGAAATCGACGGCCGCCCGCTGCGTGGCGAATTCCTGCGCATCGGCAAGGTCGTGAATACGATGGTGGAGCAGCTCGCCTCCTTCGCATCGGAAGTGACGCGCGTGGCGCGCGAAGTGGGCACGGAAGGCAAACTCGGCGGCCAGGCCAACGTGAAGGGCGTCGCGGGCACGTGGAAGGATCTGACCGACAACGTGAACCTGATGGCCGCGAACCTGACGGGCCAGGTGCGCAACATCGCCGAAGTGACGACCGCCGTGGCGAAGGGCGATCTTTCGAAGAAGATCACGGTGGACGTGCGCGGCGAGGTGCTGGAGCTCAAGAACACCATCAACGTCATGGTGGACCAGCTGAATGGCTTCGCGTCGGAAGTGACGCGCGTGGCGCGCGAGGTGGGTACCGAAGGCAAGCTGGGTGCGCAGGCGCAGGTGCCGGGCGTCGCGGGCACCTGGGCGGACCTTACCGATAATGTGAACCTGATGGCCGACAATTTGACCGGCCAGGTGCGCAACATCGCCGAAGTGACGACCGCCGTGGCAAAGGGCGACCTTTCCAAGAAGATCACGGTGGACGTGAAGGGCGAGGTGCTCGAGCTCAAGAACACCATCAATACCATGGTGGACCAATTGAACTCGTTCGCGAGCGAAGTGACGCGCGTGGCGCGTGAGGTGGGTACCGAAGGAAAGCTCGGCGCGCAGGCGCAGGTGGAAGGCGTCGGCGGCACGTGGAAGGACTTGACCGACAACGTGAACCTGATGGCCGCGAACCTCACCGGCCAGGTCCGCAACATCGCCGAAGTGACGACCGCCGTGGCCTTGGGCGATCTGTCCAAGAAGATCACGGTGGACGTGAAGGGCGAAATCCTGGAGCTCAAGAACACCATCAACGTCATGGTGGACCAGCTGAACGCCTTCGCGTCGGAAGTGACGCGCGTGGCGCGCGAAGTGGGTACGGAAGGCAAATTGGGCGGCCAGGCGCAGGTTCCGGGCGTCGCGGGCACGTGGAAGGATCTGACCGACAACGTGAACCTGATGGCCGCGAACCTGACCGGCCAGGTGCGCAACATCGCCGAGGTGACGACCGCCGTGGCGCGCGGCAATTTGTCCAAGAAGATCACCGTGGACGTGCGCGGCGAGGTGCTGGAGCTCAAGAACACCATCAACGTGATGGTGGACCAGCTTAACTCCTTCGCCTCGGAAGTGACGCGCGTGGCGCGCGAGGTGGGTACCGAGGGGCGTCTTGGCGGTCAGGCGCAGGTGGAAGGCGTCGCCGGTACCTGGAAGGATCTGACCGACAACGTGAACGCCATGGCCGGCAACCTGACCGGTCAGGTGCGCAACATCGCCGAAGTGACGACCGCCGTGGCGAAGGGCGATCTTTCCAAGAAGATCACGGTGGACGTGAAGGGCGAGGTGCTCGAGCTCAAGAACACCATCAACGTCATGGTGGACCAGCTCAATTCCTTTGCGTCGGAAGTGACGCGCGTGGCGCGCGAGGTGGGCACCGAGGGCAAATTGGGTGCGCAGGCGCAGGTGGAAGGCGTCGGCGGCACGTGGAAGGATTTGACCGACAACGTGAACGCCATGGCCGCGAACCTCACCGGCCAGGTCCGCAACATCGCCGAAGTGACGACCGCCGTGGCCTTGGGCGATTTGTCCAAGAAGATCACGGTGGACGTGAAGGGCGAAATCCTGGAGCTCAAGAACACCATCAACGTCATGGTGGACCAGCTCAACGCCTTCGCGTCGGAAGTGACGCGCGTGGCGCGCGAAGTGGGTACGGAAGGCAAGCTGGGCGGCCGCGCGCAGGTGCGCGGCGTCGCGGGCACCTGGGCCGACCTTACCGACAACGTGAACCTGATGGCCGACAATTTGACCGGCCAGGTCCGCAACATCGCCGAAGTGACGACCGCCGTGGCGAGGGGCGACCTTTCCAAGAAGATCACGGTGGACGTGAAGGGCGAGGTGCTGGAGCTCAAGAACACCATCAACGTCATGGTGGACCAATTGAATTCCTTTGCGTCGGAAGTGACGCGCGTGGCGCGCGAGGTGGGTACCGAAGGGAAGCTCGGTGCGCAGGCGCAGGTGCCGGGCGTCGGCGGCACGTGGAAGGATCTCACCGACAACGTGAACCTGATGGCGAACAACCTGACGAACCAGGTGCGCGGCATCGCCGACGTTGTGACCGCCGTGGCGCAGGGCAATTTGAAGCGGAAGCTCGCCGTGGAAGCGCGCGGCGAGATCGCGGCGCTTGCCGAGACCATCAACTTCATGATCGACACGCTGTCGACCTTCGGCGACCAGGTGACGAGCATGGCCCGCGAGGTGGGCATCGAAGGCAAGTTGGGCGGTCAGGCGTCGGTGCCCGGCGCCGCGGGCCTGTGGCGCGATCTCACCGACAACGTGAACCAGCTCGCAGCGAACCTCACGAACCAGGTGCGCTCCATCGCCGACGTGGCGACCGCCGTGACGAAGGGCGATCTGTCGCGCTCCATCGCGGTGGAAGCGTCGGGCGAGATGGCCGCGCTCAAGGACAACATCAACGAGATGATCCGCAACCTCAAGGAACAAACCTTGAAGAATGCGGAGCAGGATTGGCTCAAGACCAACCTCGCGCGGTTCAGCCGCATGCTGCAGGGCGAGCGCGACCTCACCACCGTGTCGAGCCTCATCATTTCCGAACTGGCGCCGCTCGTGAACGCGCAATATGGCGTCTTCTATGTCGCCAAGCGCGACGGTGACGAAACGGTTCTGGAGCTGGCGGCGAGCTATGGCGCGGAACGCCCGGACGCGCTGAAGCCGACCTTCCACCTGCGCGAGGGACTGGTCGGCCAGTGCGCAGCGGACAAGAGGTCGATGTTGCTGGAGGAAGTGCCGGCGGATTTCATCCGTATCGGCTCCGGCCTCGGTCATGCGGCGCCGGTCAACGTCAACATCATGCCCGCCATTTTCGAAGACGATGTGCGGGCGGTGATCGAGCTCGCATCGTTCAGCGAGTTCAACGAAACCCACCTGTCCTTCCTCGACCAGCTGATGGAATCGGTCGGTATCGTCTTGAACACGATCGCCGCGACGATGCGCACGGAAGGCCTTTTGAAGCAGTCGCAGCTGCTGACGACCGAGCTTCAGGCGCGCCAGACCGAGCTCACCACCAAGCAGGAGGAATTGCACGCCACGAACGAGGAGTTGCAGGAAAAGGCGCTGCTCCTCGAATATGAGAAGAAGCAGGTCGAAGCGAAGAATATCGAAATCGACATGGCCCGCCGCGCGGTCGAGGAGAAGGCCGAGCAGCTGGCGCTGACGTCGAAGTACAAGTCCGAATTCCTTGCCAACATGAGCCACGAATTGCGGACGCCCCTCAATTCGCTGCTCATCCTGTCGAAGCTGCTGGCCGACAATCCGCAGGGCAATCTCAATGAGAAGCAAACCGAATTCGCGCGCACGATCAACGCGGCCGGAACCGACCTTCTCAATCTGATCAACGACATCCTCGATTTGTCGAAGATCGAATCCGGTACTGTTTCGATCGACATCGGCGATGTGCCGCTCAAGGTCTTGAAGCAGAATGTCGAGCGCACCTTCAACCAAATCGCGCAGGACAAGGGCCTGGCGTTCGAGGTCGAATTCGACAGCCGCTTGCCGCTGTCGATGCGGACCGACGAAAAGAGGCTTCAGCAGGTCGTTCTCAACCTGCTTTCCAACGCCTTCAAATTCACGTCGAAAGGCTCGATCACCCTCTCGGTCCAGAGCGTCAAAAAGGGCTGGACCAGGGGCTTGGCCGCGCTCGACGCCGCCGAAGGCGTCATCGCCTTCGCGGTCACCGACACCGGCATCGGCATTCCGGAAGACAAGCAGAAGCTGATCTTCGAGGCCTTCCAGCAAGCGGACGGCACGACGAGCCGCCGCTATGGGGGCACAGGGCTCGGCCTGTCCATCAGCCGCGAGATTGCCGGTCTTCTGGGCGGCGAGCTGCGGGTGGAATCGACGCCCGGCAAGGGATCGACGTTCACTCTCTTCGTGCCTCAGGACGCCATGCCGGAAGCCCCGGCCAATGCCGCCGAGGGGGATCAGGCCTTTGAAGGGCGTTTGTTGTCTGCGCCGCGCGCCGTCGAGCAGGTGTCGGACGACCGCGCGAACCTTGGCGACGATCCGTTCGTGCTGATCGTGGAAGACGATTCGACCTTCGCGGGCATTCTGCTTGAAATGGCGCATGAGGCGGGGCTGAAGGGCGTCGTGTCATCGGCCGGCGCGGGCACGCTGGCCATGGCGCGCAAGATTCAGCCCGACGCGATCACCCTCGATCTCGGCCTCGCCGACATCGACGGCTCCGTGTTGCTCGATCTCTTGAAGCACGATCCGGAAACGAGCCACATCCCGGTCCATGTCATTTCGGGCAAGGAGCGGGCGGCGGCGGCGCTCGCGCTGGGCGCGGTCGGCGTGACGGAGAAGCCGGCTTCGCCCGAGGCGCTCAAGACGATTTTCGACAGTTTCTATCAACGCATCAGCCGCATGGAACGCACGGTGCTCACCATCGGCAGCAGCGTCGCCGAGCGGAAGGCGCTGGCCCGGGCGGTCGGCGATCCGGCGATCCGTTTCGAAGGGGCGGTCAATGTCACGGCCGCCGCCGCCCTGGAACTCGACCGGGTCCATGCGGTCCTCGTTCCGGCCGCGAAAGCGGTCAGCATCATCGACGATCTGACCGATGCCGGAGACGCGCTGACCGGCATTCCGCTCATCGTCTTCGGGGCCGACGCCGAAGCGCCCGAAGTCCGCATCGCCGTCAACCGCATCGCCGTCAATCGCGACGTGCGCGTGGTTCGCACGCCCAAGGCGCTCGCGGCCATGCTGCCTTCGCTTCTGCGCCGCGGCAGGAAGAGCGATGTCACCGCCGCGTCGACCGGCGTTCCCGAAATCGCCGGCGCCAAGATCCTCGTCGTCGACGACGACATCCGGAACATCTATTCGCTCACAAGCGTCTTGGAGACTTATGACGCGACCGTCCTTTACGCCGAGCGCGGGCGGGAGGGGATCGCGATCCTCGAAGAAGACCCGGAGATCGATATCGCCCTTATCGACATCATGATGCCGGAAATGGACGGTTACGAGACCATGCGGCAGATTCGCCAGCGGCAGGGACTGGCGGACCTGCCGCTCATCGCCGTGACCGCAAAGGCGATGCAGGGCGACCGGCAGAAGTGCCTGGACGCCGGAGCGTCCGATTATATCGCGAAGCCGGTCGACATGGATCTTCTGCTCGCCTTGCTCCGGGTCTGGGTCGGGCGCGCCAAGGGGCGGACCAAGAACCCGATTTCCGCCGTCGCGATCGCGGAGTGACCCTGTGACGGTGCAGGGTTCAGTCATGCCGAAGGATAAAGACGCCGTGATCGCCCTGGACGATGAAGAACGGCCGCGCGTTCTCATCGTCGATGACGACAAGCGCAATCTGCTGGCATTGAAGACGGTCGTGGACGAAGTAGCGGACGTCGTCGTCGCCTCGTCCGGTGAAGAAGCGCTTCGTCATCTTCTGAACGGCGAGTTCGCGGTCATCCTGCTCGACGTCTTCATGCCGGGCCTCGACGGTTACGAAACCGCCCAGATGATCCGCAGCCGCGAGCAGACCAAGCGCATACCGATCATCTTCCTATCGGCGGTCAATAAGGAGGCGGCCCATCTCAATCGCGGTTATGCGATGGGCGCCGTCGATTATGTGTTCAAGCCGGTCGACCCGCTCATCCTGCGCACCAAAGTGTCCGTCTTCGTCGATCTTTTCGCCAAGACCCGGCAGATCCAGCAGAGGGCGGCGCAGGAACAAGCGCTCCTCGATGAGAATTACCGTATCCAGGCCGAGAAATTGCGCGTCGAGCAAGCCCTCCGGGCGGCCGAAATGCGGCATGCCGCGGTCATTCAATCTCTTCCCATCGCCCTTTTTCTTCGCGCACTGGACGACAAGTCGGGCCAGCCTGCGATTATCGGCGGCAATCTGGAGCGACTGACAGGCTTTCCAAGCCCCCCGACCGTCTGCGAGTGGCAAGACCGTCTGCATCCCGAGGATCGGGAGCGTGTCGTTGCCGGTTATGCGGATTTGGAGACGGAGGGGAAGCTGGCGATCGAATATCGCTGGCGCTGCGCCGACGACGAATATCGCTATTTCCTGGAACAGATGATCGTCTTGGCCGGTGAATCGGGCCAGCGCGAGGTCGTGGGCTCCATCCTCGACATGACCGAGCGGCGCGAACTGGAAAGTCAGCTCGTTCAGGCGCAGAAATTGGATGCGATCGGGAAGCTGACGGGCGGGATCGCCCACGATTTCAACAACCTTCTCGCCGCCGTCCTTGGGGGGCTCGACCTGATCGGCCGACGCGTCGAGCTGAAGGACGACCAATCGAAAATCCTGGCGATGACGCGGCGGGCGGCGGAGCAGGGCACGGACCTTGTGCGGCGCCTGCTGGCCTTTTCCCGGCGGCAGCAATTGCAACCCGCGCCGGTATCCATGAAGCAGCTGTCCGCTTCGGTCGGCGATCTCCTCAGTCATACATTGGGTGGGCTGGTCGAGCTGGAATGGGAAATACCCGGCGAATTGTGGTGCGCCTATGCCGACGGAGCGCAGCTCGAACTCGCGATCATGAACCTGATCATCAACGCGCGCGATGCCATGCCGGAAGGCGGCCAGATCCGCGTGTCGGCCTGCAACGAACAGATCGGCGAAGCCAATGCCTACGAATTGGCGGCGGGCGATTACGTGCGCGTGTCTGTCACCGACACCGGCACCGGCATTGCGCCCGACCTCCTCGAACGCGTGCTGGAACCCTTTTTCACGACCAAGGAAATCGGCAAGGGTTCGGGACTCGGCCTGTCGATGGTCTACGGTTTCGCGAAGCAATCGGGCGGCGCCATTCATATCGAAAGCGAGATCGGAATGGGGACTACGGTCGCCATCCTGCTGCCGCGATCGGAATTGAAGGCGGTCGAACCCGATGCCGCCGCGGAGCAGGCCAGTGCCGCGAGCCGGGAGCATGCCCGCCGGAACATCCTGCTCACGGACGATCATAACGAAGTCCGTCAAACGACCGCCGCTCTGTTGTCCGACCTGGGCCATACTATTTTCGAGGCGACGGGCGGCCCCGAGGCGCTCGATATCCTGGCCCAAAAGGGCGACGCCATCGATCTGATCATCACCGATTATGCCATGCCCGCCATGTCGGGCGTGCAAATGGTGCGCCGGGCGCGGGAAATCCGGCCCGGCCTGCCGGCTATCATCGTGACGGGCTATGCCGACACGGACGAGATCAAGGATGTACCGGCAGGCGTGACGGTCCTTGTCAAACCCTTTCCGCCCGAACGGCTGGCCAAGGCGATCGCCAAGATTCAGAATCGATAGAAAGGGCTGTCCGCGTTTCGCTTTCGGGTCGGTGGCGTAAATGACGCCAGTGGCTGAAACCGTAATGAATATGGGAACACCCATGCCCCGCGGCGGGTTGCTGGCTCGATGAGGCACAGCATGGAAAAGCGCATGGATGACGTGAACGGCCGGCTCGAATTGTGGGGCGGGGTGGAATGCTCCACGACCCGCGTCGGCGATGCATGGCGCGATCAGGTGGCGGAAACCGGGCATCGCGACCGCTCGGACGACATGGATTTGATCGCCGATCTTGGCATTACCGCATTACGCTATCCCATTTTGTGGGAATCGATCTCTCCCGATGATCCCAGCAAGCTCGATTTCGCCTGGACGGATGAGCGGCTGGCGCGGCTTCGCGACCGGGGCGTGCGCGTCATCGGGGGGCTGTGCCACCATGGGTCGGGACCGCGTTATACCGATCTTCTCGACCCCGCCTTTCCGGACAAGTTGGCCGATTTCGCGGCGCGCGCTGCCGAGCGTTATCCCTGGATCGAGGATTGGACGCCGGTCAACGAACCGCTGACGACCGCGCGCTTTTCCGCGCTTTACGGCCAT containing:
- a CDS encoding HAMP domain-containing protein; translation: MNAETRVETFDRRQLLTALRAFRKGDFSVRLPEDGAGADGEIAQLFNEIVGLNEQMTHEFSRLSQVVGKEGKIHQRGRVKGGSGDWDSAVHSVNELIEDLVQPTAEVSRVIGAVAKGDLSQTMSVEIDGRPLRGEFLRIGKVVNTMVEQLASFASEVTRVAREVGTEGKLGGQANVKGVAGTWKDLTDNVNLMAANLTGQVRNIAEVTTAVAKGDLSKKITVDVRGEVLELKNTINVMVDQLNGFASEVTRVAREVGTEGKLGAQAQVPGVAGTWADLTDNVNLMADNLTGQVRNIAEVTTAVAKGDLSKKITVDVKGEVLELKNTINTMVDQLNSFASEVTRVAREVGTEGKLGAQAQVEGVGGTWKDLTDNVNLMAANLTGQVRNIAEVTTAVALGDLSKKITVDVKGEILELKNTINVMVDQLNAFASEVTRVAREVGTEGKLGGQAQVPGVAGTWKDLTDNVNLMAANLTGQVRNIAEVTTAVARGNLSKKITVDVRGEVLELKNTINVMVDQLNSFASEVTRVAREVGTEGRLGGQAQVEGVAGTWKDLTDNVNAMAGNLTGQVRNIAEVTTAVAKGDLSKKITVDVKGEVLELKNTINVMVDQLNSFASEVTRVAREVGTEGKLGAQAQVEGVGGTWKDLTDNVNAMAANLTGQVRNIAEVTTAVALGDLSKKITVDVKGEILELKNTINVMVDQLNAFASEVTRVAREVGTEGKLGGRAQVRGVAGTWADLTDNVNLMADNLTGQVRNIAEVTTAVARGDLSKKITVDVKGEVLELKNTINVMVDQLNSFASEVTRVAREVGTEGKLGAQAQVPGVGGTWKDLTDNVNLMANNLTNQVRGIADVVTAVAQGNLKRKLAVEARGEIAALAETINFMIDTLSTFGDQVTSMAREVGIEGKLGGQASVPGAAGLWRDLTDNVNQLAANLTNQVRSIADVATAVTKGDLSRSIAVEASGEMAALKDNINEMIRNLKEQTLKNAEQDWLKTNLARFSRMLQGERDLTTVSSLIISELAPLVNAQYGVFYVAKRDGDETVLELAASYGAERPDALKPTFHLREGLVGQCAADKRSMLLEEVPADFIRIGSGLGHAAPVNVNIMPAIFEDDVRAVIELASFSEFNETHLSFLDQLMESVGIVLNTIAATMRTEGLLKQSQLLTTELQARQTELTTKQEELHATNEELQEKALLLEYEKKQVEAKNIEIDMARRAVEEKAEQLALTSKYKSEFLANMSHELRTPLNSLLILSKLLADNPQGNLNEKQTEFARTINAAGTDLLNLINDILDLSKIESGTVSIDIGDVPLKVLKQNVERTFNQIAQDKGLAFEVEFDSRLPLSMRTDEKRLQQVVLNLLSNAFKFTSKGSITLSVQSVKKGWTRGLAALDAAEGVIAFAVTDTGIGIPEDKQKLIFEAFQQADGTTSRRYGGTGLGLSISREIAGLLGGELRVESTPGKGSTFTLFVPQDAMPEAPANAAEGDQAFEGRLLSAPRAVEQVSDDRANLGDDPFVLIVEDDSTFAGILLEMAHEAGLKGVVSSAGAGTLAMARKIQPDAITLDLGLADIDGSVLLDLLKHDPETSHIPVHVISGKERAAAALALGAVGVTEKPASPEALKTIFDSFYQRISRMERTVLTIGSSVAERKALARAVGDPAIRFEGAVNVTAAAALELDRVHAVLVPAAKAVSIIDDLTDAGDALTGIPLIVFGADAEAPEVRIAVNRIAVNRDVRVVRTPKALAAMLPSLLRRGRKSDVTAASTGVPEIAGAKILVVDDDIRNIYSLTSVLETYDATVLYAERGREGIAILEEDPEIDIALIDIMMPEMDGYETMRQIRQRQGLADLPLIAVTAKAMQGDRQKCLDAGASDYIAKPVDMDLLLALLRVWVGRAKGRTKNPISAVAIAE
- a CDS encoding response regulator; amino-acid sequence: MPKDKDAVIALDDEERPRVLIVDDDKRNLLALKTVVDEVADVVVASSGEEALRHLLNGEFAVILLDVFMPGLDGYETAQMIRSREQTKRIPIIFLSAVNKEAAHLNRGYAMGAVDYVFKPVDPLILRTKVSVFVDLFAKTRQIQQRAAQEQALLDENYRIQAEKLRVEQALRAAEMRHAAVIQSLPIALFLRALDDKSGQPAIIGGNLERLTGFPSPPTVCEWQDRLHPEDRERVVAGYADLETEGKLAIEYRWRCADDEYRYFLEQMIVLAGESGQREVVGSILDMTERRELESQLVQAQKLDAIGKLTGGIAHDFNNLLAAVLGGLDLIGRRVELKDDQSKILAMTRRAAEQGTDLVRRLLAFSRRQQLQPAPVSMKQLSASVGDLLSHTLGGLVELEWEIPGELWCAYADGAQLELAIMNLIINARDAMPEGGQIRVSACNEQIGEANAYELAAGDYVRVSVTDTGTGIAPDLLERVLEPFFTTKEIGKGSGLGLSMVYGFAKQSGGAIHIESEIGMGTTVAILLPRSELKAVEPDAAAEQASAASREHARRNILLTDDHNEVRQTTAALLSDLGHTIFEATGGPEALDILAQKGDAIDLIITDYAMPAMSGVQMVRRAREIRPGLPAIIVTGYADTDEIKDVPAGVTVLVKPFPPERLAKAIAKIQNR